One part of the Clostridium thermosuccinogenes genome encodes these proteins:
- a CDS encoding ANTAR domain-containing response regulator gives MEAARILVAMGSETSDGKMRDLLAANGYTVIGHATDGNDCLRKIKSLRPDLAVLDYDLPALNGYEVSKIAAEDKLCDIILIVGRRQKDAAFFGDFSEEITVLVKPLNRESFLNIVDVIIRNRQRIMNLEKQIEELKISLETRKEIEKAKGLLMEHLGLTEEKAFRRMQKQSMDKGIPMREIARSVIRIYGSAKQT, from the coding sequence ATGGAGGCGGCGAGGATACTGGTGGCCATGGGCAGTGAAACCTCAGACGGCAAGATGAGGGATTTGCTTGCAGCAAACGGTTATACCGTTATCGGTCATGCTACGGACGGAAACGATTGCCTGCGCAAGATAAAATCATTAAGGCCTGATCTTGCCGTACTTGATTATGACCTGCCAGCTCTTAACGGCTATGAAGTTTCAAAAATAGCCGCTGAAGATAAATTATGCGATATTATCCTTATAGTAGGAAGGCGTCAGAAGGACGCTGCGTTCTTTGGAGATTTTAGCGAAGAAATCACAGTTTTGGTGAAGCCTCTGAACCGTGAGAGTTTTTTAAATATAGTTGATGTCATCATAAGAAACCGGCAGAGAATAATGAATCTGGAAAAACAGATAGAGGAGCTAAAGATAAGCCTGGAAACTCGAAAAGAGATTGAAAAAGCAAAAGGCCTTCTTATGGAGCACCTGGGGCTTACGGAAGAAAAAGCTTTCCGGAGAATGCAAAAGCAAAGCATGGACAAAGGCATACCCATGCGTGAAATTGCGAGGAGTGTAATACGCATTTATGGCAGTGCCAAGCAAACATAA
- the hisD gene encoding histidinol dehydrogenase: MIKVIDMRDDKKGDIYGRLPDRISMDDSSIMKTVGEVISSVRQKGDEALMEYASRFDNVKLTAETMRVSKEEIAEAYSRVDGELIEVIRKAKANIEAFHAKQKENSWFSSEKDGVILGQLYRPMEIVGVYVPGGTAAYPSSVLMNVVPAKVAGVPKVVMVTPPKKEGINPAVLVAANEAGVDEIYRIGGAQAVAALAFGTESIPKVDKIVGPGNIYVATAKRMVYGYCDIDAVAGPSEITVVADETANPCFVAADMLSQAEHDVMASAILITTSERLAEEVKKELEKQASRLSRKEIIEKSLENYGAIIITESLEKAMEVANRIAPEHLELCVQEPFSLLGSVRNAGAIFLGNYSSEPLGDYFAGPNHVLPTSGTARFFSPLNVGDFIKKSSIISYSAKALGSVKDDVIRFAEAEGLTAHANAIRIRFE, from the coding sequence TTGATTAAGGTTATTGATATGAGGGACGACAAGAAAGGTGACATATACGGAAGACTGCCGGACAGGATCAGCATGGACGACAGCAGCATTATGAAAACGGTGGGAGAGGTGATAAGCAGCGTAAGACAAAAGGGAGACGAGGCTTTAATGGAATATGCCTCCCGTTTTGATAATGTGAAACTCACCGCCGAGACCATGAGGGTTTCGAAGGAAGAGATAGCTGAAGCCTATAGCAGGGTTGACGGCGAGTTGATAGAAGTAATAAGAAAAGCAAAAGCAAATATTGAGGCCTTCCATGCAAAGCAAAAGGAGAATTCCTGGTTTTCCTCAGAAAAGGACGGCGTGATTTTGGGACAGCTGTACAGGCCGATGGAAATTGTGGGTGTGTATGTGCCCGGCGGTACGGCTGCATATCCTTCCTCTGTGCTGATGAATGTCGTGCCGGCAAAAGTGGCCGGGGTACCAAAGGTGGTGATGGTGACTCCACCAAAGAAGGAAGGCATCAATCCGGCAGTTCTTGTGGCGGCTAATGAAGCCGGTGTGGATGAAATATACAGGATTGGCGGTGCTCAGGCGGTTGCAGCCCTGGCTTTCGGCACCGAAAGCATTCCCAAGGTGGATAAGATTGTCGGCCCGGGTAACATATATGTAGCTACAGCAAAAAGAATGGTTTATGGTTACTGTGACATTGATGCTGTTGCCGGGCCCAGCGAGATAACGGTAGTTGCTGATGAGACTGCGAATCCCTGCTTTGTCGCAGCCGATATGCTGTCCCAGGCGGAGCATGATGTTATGGCTTCGGCTATTTTGATAACAACTTCCGAAAGGCTGGCAGAAGAAGTCAAAAAAGAGTTGGAAAAGCAAGCTTCCCGGCTTTCCAGAAAGGAAATAATAGAAAAATCCCTTGAAAACTACGGAGCAATAATTATCACCGAAAGCTTGGAGAAAGCGATGGAGGTCGCCAACCGGATCGCTCCGGAACATCTTGAGCTATGCGTACAGGAGCCTTTCAGCCTGCTGGGGTCGGTAAGAAATGCGGGAGCCATATTCCTTGGGAATTACTCATCGGAACCCCTGGGAGACTATTTTGCAGGACCCAACCATGTGCTTCCCACCAGCGGAACTGCGCGGTTTTTCTCCCCTTTGAATGTGGGAGATTTCATAAAGAAATCCAGCATCATTTCCTATAGCGCAAAAGCTCTGGGAAGTGTAAAGGATGATGTGATACGCTTTGCAGAAGCAGAAGGTCTCACAGCCCATGCCAACGCCATCAGGATAAGGTTTGAGTGA
- the hisZ gene encoding ATP phosphoribosyltransferase regulatory subunit, translated as MSKWKIYTPEGVQDILFEECYGKRNLEEKVRKLFRSCGYYEVETPSIEFYDVFCSDDDQIPQEMMFKFFDQQGRILVLRPDITIPVARLTATKYKDRERPIRFFYIDKTFRYNELGGGKQKEFTQAGVEIMGSSTPESDAEVIATAISAVEAAGIENFQIDIGQVEFFKGLVEETGLSKQDAENLRALIDRKDYPAIEELVRGYDIRDDLKELIQSLPGLFGSVDVIDRAEKVALNKRSLRALANLREVIEILEDYGLGKYISVDLGMLQSLDYYTGIIFRGFTYGVGFPVVSGGRYDNLVGQFGVDCPATGFSLGINMIMMALEKQKPVLEKPSVDSLICCKREGRSTAFKVCSELRRQGLTVEMDINGGGIEASLKYAASKGIGGIIYVKDEENIEVHNIETREVIRTSISEILKG; from the coding sequence TTGTCCAAGTGGAAGATATACACGCCTGAGGGGGTTCAGGATATACTTTTTGAAGAATGCTACGGAAAGAGGAACCTGGAGGAGAAGGTCAGGAAACTCTTCCGGAGCTGCGGGTATTATGAAGTTGAAACTCCTTCCATTGAATTTTACGATGTGTTTTGTTCCGATGATGACCAAATCCCCCAGGAAATGATGTTTAAATTTTTCGACCAGCAGGGAAGGATACTGGTTTTAAGGCCTGATATCACTATACCTGTTGCCCGGCTTACTGCTACAAAATATAAGGATAGGGAACGCCCGATAAGGTTCTTTTATATAGATAAAACTTTTAGGTACAATGAGCTGGGTGGAGGAAAGCAAAAGGAATTCACTCAGGCAGGGGTGGAGATCATGGGATCGAGCACTCCGGAGTCGGACGCGGAGGTTATCGCCACCGCCATAAGCGCCGTAGAAGCGGCAGGAATTGAAAACTTCCAGATTGATATAGGACAGGTGGAATTTTTTAAGGGGCTCGTAGAGGAGACGGGGCTGTCGAAGCAGGATGCGGAGAATCTGCGCGCCCTTATTGACAGGAAGGACTATCCGGCCATAGAAGAACTGGTAAGGGGATATGACATTCGGGATGACCTTAAGGAGCTGATTCAAAGCCTGCCAGGCCTTTTTGGCTCCGTTGATGTTATTGACAGGGCTGAAAAGGTGGCTCTCAACAAACGGTCTTTAAGAGCTCTTGCCAATTTAAGGGAGGTCATAGAGATCCTGGAGGACTATGGATTGGGTAAATATATATCGGTGGACCTGGGCATGCTTCAAAGCCTCGACTACTACACCGGCATAATTTTCAGGGGATTTACTTACGGAGTAGGTTTCCCGGTGGTAAGCGGAGGAAGGTATGATAATCTTGTAGGGCAGTTCGGTGTCGATTGTCCTGCTACAGGTTTTTCGCTGGGTATAAACATGATAATGATGGCTCTGGAAAAGCAAAAGCCTGTACTGGAGAAACCGTCCGTGGACAGCCTCATCTGCTGCAAAAGAGAGGGAAGAAGCACTGCGTTTAAGGTATGCAGCGAACTGAGAAGACAAGGCTTGACCGTGGAAATGGATATAAATGGCGGTGGAATTGAAGCTTCTTTGAAGTATGCTGCAAGCAAGGGCATTGGCGGTATCATTTATGTGAAGGATGAGGAAAATATTGAAGTTCACAATATTGAAACCCGGGAAGTTATCAGAACAAGCATAAGTGAAATTCTCAAGGGTTGA
- a CDS encoding phosphoribosylaminoimidazolesuccinocarboxamide synthase: MLINDTSFIKRPIFVKGKVRDVYDLGDKLLIVVTDRISAFDVVFPNLIPDKGKVLNSISEFWFNYTSDIIGNHMITTDVSQYPEELSQFKEELQGRSMLVKKVDMVPAECIVRGYLEGSGLKEYNKTGSICGVKLPEGLKQADKLPEPIFTPSTKVQDGHDQNVTFEELADAIGRDLAEKLKDISLKLYKKASSYAESRGLILADTKFEFGMLDGKLVVADEIFTPDSSRFWAMDDYEPGRPQKSFDKQYLRDYLESITWDKQPPAPSLPDYVIEKTREKYLEAYERITGKKLE; encoded by the coding sequence TTGTTAATAAATGATACAAGCTTTATAAAGCGACCCATATTTGTGAAGGGAAAAGTAAGAGATGTGTATGACCTTGGGGACAAGCTCCTCATAGTAGTTACAGACAGGATATCCGCTTTTGATGTTGTATTTCCAAATCTGATACCCGATAAAGGAAAGGTTCTAAACAGCATTTCTGAGTTCTGGTTCAACTACACATCCGATATAATAGGCAATCACATGATAACCACCGATGTCAGCCAATATCCGGAGGAGCTCTCTCAGTTCAAGGAAGAGCTGCAGGGCAGGTCGATGCTTGTAAAAAAGGTGGATATGGTTCCGGCGGAATGCATAGTCAGAGGCTATTTGGAAGGTTCAGGCCTCAAGGAATATAATAAAACAGGAAGCATCTGCGGTGTGAAGCTGCCTGAAGGCCTGAAGCAGGCAGACAAGCTTCCGGAACCGATATTTACCCCCTCTACAAAAGTTCAGGACGGGCATGACCAGAATGTGACCTTTGAAGAGCTGGCTGATGCTATAGGAAGAGATCTGGCCGAAAAGCTTAAAGATATCAGTCTGAAGCTTTACAAAAAAGCCAGCAGTTATGCGGAAAGCAGAGGGCTTATACTGGCGGATACAAAGTTTGAGTTTGGAATGCTGGACGGCAAACTGGTGGTTGCAGATGAGATATTTACGCCGGACTCATCAAGGTTCTGGGCGATGGACGACTATGAGCCCGGAAGGCCGCAGAAGAGTTTTGACAAGCAGTATCTGAGGGATTACCTTGAATCAATAACATGGGACAAACAGCCACCGGCTCCTTCACTGCCGGACTATGTGATAGAAAAGACAAGGGAGAAATACCTGGAAGCTTATGAGCGCATAACCGGCAAAAAGCTGGAATGA
- the pcrA gene encoding DNA helicase PcrA, with protein sequence MELLEGLNKEQKEAVLHVDGPLLILAGAGSGKTRVLTHRIAYLINEKNVHPANILAITFTNKAAREMKERVEKLIGDMAESMWVSTFHSTCVRILRRDIEKIGYERSFVIYDSADQQTVIKDCLKELNLNEKNFPPRQVLEMIGKAKDELIEPQIFEKMHAADYRMSKVASVYKLYQRKLKQNNALDFDDIIMMTIKLFLDNPPVLDYYQRKFRYILVDEYQDTNTAQYSLISLLAQGHKNLCVVGDDDQSIYSFRGANIRNILDFEKEFKGCKVIKLEQNYRSTRTILEAANNVIKNNLGRKRKSLWTDNPEGEKILYRQCGNEHEEAMFAANEIKKQVSAGKREYKDFAVLYRINAQSRVLEEMFMREGIPYKIVGGLKFYDRKEIKDVLAYLRVVQNPADNISLKRIINVPKRGIGNTTVENAEAIAVERNVSIFSIISSASEIPQLQRASSKLESFVTMISKFRVYKETMKVSELIQAIIEQSGILGELQEEDTVESQTRIENIKEFISVALEFEAKSEEQTLEEFLAQVSLVSDIDNLEEERDAAVMMTLHSAKGLEFPVVFLVGMEEGVFPGYRSMTDETELEEERRLCYVGITRAKERLYLTSTQSRTLFGNTTYNKVSRFIREIPEELLDDVNEAEKRRSAGLRQLNIQSQVREKPSFGVPKAFGTVTPVPVKKASADGSYNVGDKVSHKKFGAGIITKIEKEKDDYKLEIFFEKAGMKRLMAAFANLTKLN encoded by the coding sequence ATGGAATTACTAGAAGGATTGAACAAAGAGCAGAAGGAAGCCGTACTGCATGTGGATGGACCGCTTCTCATCCTGGCAGGAGCAGGTTCGGGAAAAACCAGGGTATTGACCCATAGGATAGCATATCTGATAAATGAAAAAAACGTACATCCTGCAAATATTTTGGCAATAACTTTTACAAATAAGGCAGCCAGGGAGATGAAGGAAAGGGTAGAGAAGCTCATAGGCGATATGGCTGAAAGCATGTGGGTAAGTACATTTCATTCCACCTGCGTTAGAATACTGAGAAGGGACATAGAAAAGATCGGCTATGAGAGGAGTTTTGTGATATACGATTCGGCAGACCAGCAGACGGTCATTAAAGACTGTCTGAAGGAGCTTAATCTGAACGAGAAGAATTTCCCTCCCCGACAGGTGCTGGAGATGATAGGGAAGGCCAAAGACGAGCTGATTGAGCCACAGATCTTTGAAAAAATGCATGCCGCCGATTACAGGATGAGCAAGGTGGCATCAGTATACAAGCTGTACCAGAGAAAGCTCAAGCAGAATAATGCTTTGGACTTTGACGACATCATAATGATGACCATAAAGCTGTTTCTGGATAATCCTCCTGTGCTGGATTATTACCAGAGGAAGTTCCGATACATCCTTGTAGATGAATATCAGGATACCAATACCGCCCAGTACTCTCTGATAAGCCTGCTGGCTCAGGGGCATAAAAACCTGTGTGTGGTGGGCGACGATGACCAGTCAATTTACAGCTTCAGGGGTGCCAACATCAGAAACATCCTCGACTTTGAGAAGGAATTTAAAGGATGCAAGGTTATAAAGCTGGAGCAGAACTACCGCTCAACCCGGACCATTCTGGAGGCTGCCAACAATGTGATAAAAAATAATCTTGGCAGAAAGAGAAAGAGTCTGTGGACAGATAACCCTGAAGGGGAAAAAATACTGTATCGACAATGCGGCAATGAACATGAGGAGGCTATGTTTGCCGCCAATGAGATAAAAAAACAGGTATCGGCCGGAAAAAGAGAATATAAGGATTTTGCCGTGCTGTACCGGATAAACGCCCAGTCCCGTGTGCTGGAAGAGATGTTCATGAGGGAAGGCATCCCGTACAAAATCGTGGGAGGGCTGAAATTCTACGATAGAAAAGAAATCAAAGATGTCCTGGCATATCTCAGGGTGGTGCAGAACCCTGCCGACAATATCAGCCTGAAGAGGATTATCAACGTGCCCAAAAGGGGTATAGGAAACACGACGGTGGAGAATGCCGAAGCCATAGCAGTGGAGAGGAATGTGAGCATTTTCAGTATTATATCCTCTGCTTCTGAGATTCCGCAGCTGCAGAGGGCATCATCAAAATTGGAATCTTTTGTTACAATGATATCGAAATTCAGGGTATACAAGGAGACCATGAAGGTTTCCGAGCTGATACAGGCGATTATTGAGCAGTCAGGAATACTGGGAGAACTGCAGGAAGAGGATACTGTGGAATCCCAGACGAGGATTGAGAATATAAAAGAGTTTATCTCGGTTGCTCTGGAATTTGAGGCCAAGAGCGAGGAGCAAACCCTGGAGGAGTTTCTTGCCCAGGTATCCCTTGTTTCGGATATTGATAACCTCGAAGAGGAAAGGGATGCCGCCGTGATGATGACTTTGCACAGCGCCAAGGGTTTGGAATTTCCGGTGGTGTTCCTGGTGGGGATGGAGGAAGGGGTATTTCCCGGATACCGTTCCATGACTGACGAAACCGAACTGGAGGAAGAGAGAAGGCTCTGCTATGTAGGCATAACCAGGGCAAAGGAGAGGCTCTACCTTACCAGCACGCAGTCGAGGACATTGTTCGGAAATACCACATATAACAAGGTATCAAGATTTATCCGCGAAATCCCCGAGGAGCTTCTCGATGATGTTAACGAGGCTGAGAAAAGAAGGTCAGCGGGATTAAGACAACTGAACATACAGAGCCAGGTCAGGGAAAAGCCAAGCTTTGGAGTTCCAAAGGCTTTTGGAACAGTGACACCTGTTCCTGTTAAAAAAGCGTCGGCGGATGGAAGCTATAATGTAGGAGATAAGGTGTCACACAAAAAATTCGGTGCAGGAATCATAACTAAAATAGAAAAGGAAAAGGATGATTACAAGCTGGAGATCTTTTTTGAAAAAGCAGGCATGAAGAGGCTCATGGCAGCTTTTGCCAACCTGACCAAGCTGAATTAG
- the hisG gene encoding ATP phosphoribosyltransferase has product MRYLSIAMSKGRLTDLSIELFENIGIDCSDLKDSSRKLILTDEKNKIRFFLVKPSDVPTYVDYGAADIGIVGKDTLLEEGRDLYEVLNLGFGACRMVVAGPAELQGKLDSLNNKRVATKYPRIAREYFEHKRRESIEVIKLNGSVELAPLVGLAEVIVDIVESGRTLRENGLVVLETIADISARMVVNRVSMKMESDRINRIIEGVRKQLDRRREQG; this is encoded by the coding sequence ATGAGGTATCTATCCATAGCCATGTCAAAAGGCAGGCTTACTGATCTCAGCATAGAGCTGTTTGAAAATATAGGGATTGACTGCTCGGATCTTAAGGATTCATCCCGGAAGCTTATACTGACGGATGAAAAAAACAAAATACGGTTTTTCCTGGTAAAGCCCAGCGATGTACCTACCTATGTTGATTATGGGGCTGCCGACATAGGTATAGTTGGGAAGGATACCCTCCTGGAGGAGGGAAGGGACTTGTATGAGGTGCTGAACCTGGGATTCGGGGCGTGCAGAATGGTTGTAGCAGGCCCGGCTGAGCTGCAGGGGAAGCTGGACAGCTTAAATAATAAGAGGGTGGCGACAAAATATCCCAGGATAGCGAGAGAATATTTCGAGCATAAAAGGCGGGAATCCATAGAGGTCATTAAATTGAATGGGTCAGTGGAACTGGCGCCTCTTGTGGGTCTTGCCGAGGTGATAGTGGACATTGTGGAAAGCGGACGAACTTTGAGGGAAAATGGGCTTGTGGTGCTGGAAACCATTGCGGATATAAGCGCCAGAATGGTGGTAAACAGGGTGAGCATGAAGATGGAAAGCGACAGGATAAACAGGATCATAGAGGGTGTAAGAAAGCAGCTGGATCGAAGGAGGGAGCAGGGTTGA
- the hpf gene encoding ribosome hibernation-promoting factor, HPF/YfiA family, whose translation MKFIVSGKNIEVTEALRDRAIKKLSRLERFFSPETEAHVTLSVEKIRQIVEVTIPYKGMIFRAEVANEDMYASIDKAIDILERQIRKNKTRLEKKLRDGAFVAGTVPANTEAAVEEESEFKIVRSKKFAIKPMDVEEAILQMNLLGHEFFVFSNADTNLVNVVYRRKDGNYGLIEPEY comes from the coding sequence ATGAAGTTCATAGTTAGCGGAAAAAACATCGAGGTAACAGAGGCATTACGGGACAGAGCAATCAAGAAATTGAGCAGGCTGGAGAGGTTTTTTAGCCCGGAAACGGAAGCCCATGTGACGCTAAGTGTCGAAAAGATAAGGCAGATAGTAGAAGTTACTATCCCTTACAAGGGGATGATTTTCAGAGCGGAAGTAGCTAATGAAGATATGTATGCATCTATCGATAAAGCAATAGATATCCTGGAAAGGCAGATAAGGAAGAATAAAACCAGATTGGAAAAGAAGCTGCGTGACGGAGCCTTTGTAGCCGGAACGGTTCCGGCAAACACCGAAGCTGCCGTGGAAGAAGAAAGCGAATTCAAGATAGTGAGATCAAAGAAGTTTGCCATAAAACCCATGGATGTGGAGGAAGCGATATTGCAGATGAATCTTTTGGGGCATGAGTTTTTCGTTTTCTCAAACGCCGATACCAACCTTGTAAACGTGGTTTACAGGAGAAAAGACGGGAATTATGGACTGATAGAGCCCGAGTATTGA
- the hisB gene encoding imidazoleglycerol-phosphate dehydratase HisB encodes MERKAEMSRKTAETEIQLELDLDGRGLSDIDTGIGFFDHMLNLFTKHGLFNLTVKAKGDLEVDAHHTVEDVGIVLGGAIRAALGDKKSIKRYGSSHVPMDEALAMVVIDLGGRPYLVFDAKFTQDRVGNMDTELVEEFFRAIAFNAGMNLHIKVLYGSNNHHIIEAIFKAFGRALDEACRIDERIEGVMSTKGTII; translated from the coding sequence ATGGAAAGAAAAGCTGAAATGTCGAGAAAGACTGCTGAAACGGAAATACAGCTGGAACTGGACTTGGACGGCAGGGGATTGTCCGATATCGATACCGGAATAGGTTTCTTCGATCATATGCTCAATTTATTTACAAAGCACGGGCTTTTTAATCTCACTGTCAAGGCCAAGGGAGACCTGGAGGTGGATGCCCACCATACCGTTGAGGATGTGGGAATTGTGCTGGGCGGCGCAATTCGCGCTGCGCTGGGGGATAAAAAGTCAATTAAGAGATACGGTTCTTCCCATGTTCCTATGGATGAAGCTTTGGCGATGGTCGTTATAGATCTCGGAGGAAGACCTTATTTAGTATTTGACGCAAAGTTTACCCAGGATAGAGTAGGCAATATGGATACTGAGCTTGTCGAGGAATTTTTCCGTGCTATCGCTTTTAACGCCGGCATGAATTTACATATTAAAGTCCTTTACGGAAGCAATAACCATCATATTATAGAAGCGATTTTTAAAGCCTTTGGAAGAGCTCTGGATGAGGCTTGCAGGATTGACGAGAGGATAGAAGGAGTCATGTCCACAAAGGGAACGATCATATAA
- the hisC gene encoding histidinol-phosphate transaminase: MNKYWSDVLKRLEPYVPGEQPKDKKYIKLNTNENPYPPSPRAIEAIRQAADERLRLYPAPDCDELKHVLAENLGVKKEQVFVGNGSDEVLAFSFAAFFNPGEPILFPDITYTFYPVYCQLYGIDYRTIPLDADFNIPVEGFLQDNGGIIFANPNAPTGKFMDLASVEKIVKENIERVVVIDEAYVDFGGQSAVKLIDKYPNLLVIKTLSKSHSLAGLRIGFALGNAGLIEGLDRVKNSFNSYTIDRIALAGAAEAIKDTAYFEKTRAKIIHTRKWVGPELEKLGFRLTDSLANFVFASHASLDSEYLFKALREKGVLVRYFNKPRINNYLRITIGTDQEMEQMIKVLKELI, translated from the coding sequence ATGAACAAATATTGGAGCGATGTCTTAAAAAGGCTGGAACCGTATGTTCCTGGTGAACAGCCTAAAGACAAAAAATATATTAAGCTGAATACCAATGAGAATCCCTACCCTCCTTCTCCAAGGGCAATTGAGGCGATAAGGCAGGCTGCGGATGAAAGGCTGAGGTTATACCCCGCCCCTGATTGCGATGAGTTGAAGCATGTCCTCGCCGAGAATTTGGGCGTAAAAAAGGAACAGGTATTTGTAGGAAACGGATCGGATGAAGTACTGGCCTTTTCCTTTGCCGCCTTTTTTAATCCGGGAGAGCCCATACTTTTTCCCGACATCACGTACACTTTCTATCCGGTATATTGCCAGCTTTACGGCATAGATTACAGGACGATACCACTGGATGCCGATTTCAACATACCGGTGGAGGGTTTTTTACAGGACAACGGAGGAATTATTTTTGCCAATCCCAATGCCCCTACGGGAAAATTCATGGATCTCGCCTCGGTGGAGAAAATAGTCAAAGAGAATATTGAAAGGGTAGTGGTCATCGACGAGGCTTATGTCGATTTTGGAGGCCAGTCGGCGGTAAAACTCATAGATAAATACCCAAATCTTTTAGTAATAAAGACGCTTTCCAAATCCCACTCCCTTGCAGGGCTTCGTATAGGCTTTGCCCTGGGGAATGCCGGCTTGATCGAAGGTCTTGACAGGGTCAAGAATTCCTTCAATTCGTATACCATCGATCGCATCGCTCTTGCGGGAGCGGCGGAAGCCATCAAAGATACGGCATATTTTGAAAAAACCCGGGCTAAGATCATACATACGAGGAAATGGGTGGGCCCGGAACTGGAAAAACTGGGATTTCGTCTCACGGACTCCTTGGCCAACTTTGTTTTTGCAAGCCATGCTTCACTGGATTCGGAATATTTGTTTAAAGCCTTGCGGGAAAAGGGAGTCCTTGTCAGGTATTTCAACAAGCCGAGAATAAACAATTATCTCAGGATCACCATTGGTACGGATCAGGAAATGGAGCAAATGATAAAGGTATTGAAAGAATTGATTTAA
- the glnA gene encoding type I glutamate--ammonia ligase: protein MNRYDKEDIKRIVKEQDVKFIRLQFTDILGTLKNVAITADQLDKALDNKCMFDGSSIEGFVRIEESDMYLRPDLSTFAIFPWRPQNGKVARLICDVYNPDGTPFEGDPRYVLRRALKKAHDMGYDAFNVGPECEFFLFLTDGEGKPTTKTHDSGGYFDLGPVDLGENARREMCLVLEEMGFEIEASHHEVAPGQHEIDFKYADALHTADNIMTFKLVVKTIAQRSGLHATFMPKPIFGINGSGMHTNVSLFKNGTNSFYDERDPRQLSQEAYWFIGGVMKNMRSITAITNPLVNSYKRLVPGYEAPVYIAWSTRNRSPLIRIPEARGASTRIELRCPDPACNPYLAIAAILSAGLDGIKNKIQPPPSADKNIFAMTEEQRTQEGIASLPANLKEAIDEMAKSEFVREVLGDHIFKKYIEAKINEWNDYATKVNSWELERYLSKY, encoded by the coding sequence ATGAATAGGTATGATAAGGAAGATATCAAGAGGATTGTAAAGGAGCAGGATGTTAAGTTTATACGTCTTCAGTTTACCGACATATTGGGAACATTAAAAAACGTTGCCATCACAGCTGATCAGCTGGATAAGGCTCTGGACAACAAGTGCATGTTTGACGGCTCTTCCATTGAGGGATTTGTAAGGATAGAGGAATCAGATATGTATCTGAGGCCGGATTTAAGCACTTTCGCCATATTCCCATGGAGGCCGCAGAATGGTAAAGTGGCAAGACTTATTTGTGATGTATATAATCCTGATGGGACCCCGTTTGAAGGAGACCCCAGGTATGTGCTGCGCAGGGCATTAAAGAAAGCTCACGATATGGGATATGATGCTTTCAATGTCGGACCGGAATGCGAGTTCTTCCTGTTTTTGACCGACGGAGAAGGCAAGCCCACCACAAAGACCCATGACTCCGGGGGATATTTTGATCTTGGTCCGGTGGATCTCGGTGAAAATGCCAGAAGGGAAATGTGCCTTGTTTTGGAAGAAATGGGCTTTGAAATCGAAGCTTCCCATCATGAAGTTGCTCCCGGACAGCATGAGATAGATTTCAAATATGCCGACGCCCTGCATACTGCTGATAATATAATGACTTTCAAACTGGTGGTGAAAACCATCGCTCAGAGAAGCGGACTGCATGCGACTTTTATGCCCAAACCCATATTTGGAATCAATGGTTCGGGAATGCATACCAATGTTTCGCTTTTCAAAAATGGAACCAATTCTTTTTATGATGAAAGGGATCCCCGTCAGCTCAGCCAGGAGGCATACTGGTTTATAGGCGGAGTTATGAAAAACATGAGGTCTATTACGGCTATAACAAATCCGTTGGTAAATTCATACAAACGCCTTGTTCCTGGATATGAAGCGCCGGTGTATATAGCATGGTCTACCAGGAACAGAAGCCCGCTGATCAGGATTCCTGAAGCAAGAGGAGCATCTACAAGGATTGAGTTGAGATGTCCTGATCCTGCATGCAACCCATACCTTGCCATAGCAGCAATTTTGAGTGCTGGTTTGGATGGTATAAAAAATAAAATCCAGCCTCCACCGTCAGCGGATAAAAATATCTTTGCCATGACTGAAGAACAGAGAACTCAAGAGGGTATTGCTTCTCTTCCGGCCAATCTGAAAGAAGCTATTGATGAAATGGCAAAAAGTGAGTTTGTAAGAGAAGTGCTGGGAGACCATATTTTCAAAAAATATATCGAAGCCAAGATCAATGAATGGAATGACTATGCAACAAAAGTAAACAGCTGGGAACTGGAAAGATATCTCTCCAAATATTGA